In one window of Pristiophorus japonicus isolate sPriJap1 chromosome 9, sPriJap1.hap1, whole genome shotgun sequence DNA:
- the LOC139273430 gene encoding zinc finger protein 239-like encodes MEKPWECGDCGKRFNYPSRLEIHRLSHTGERPFTCSECGKGFTTSSNLLSHQRVHTGERLVTCTVCGKGVTQYCSLLKHQRVHTGERPFTCSKCGKGFNQSSHLLTHQRVHK; translated from the coding sequence atggagaaaccgtgggaatgtggggactgtgggaagagattcaattatcCATCACGGCTGGAAATTCATCGtctcagtcacactggggagaggccattcacctgctctgagtgtgggaagggattcactacctcatccaacctgctgtcacaccagcgagtgcacactggggagaggctggtcACCTgcaccgtgtgtgggaagggagtcactcagtaCTGTTCCTTGcttaaacaccagcgagttcacactggggagaggccattcacctgctctaagtgtgggaagggattcaatcagtcatcccacctgctgacacaccagcgagttcacaagtaa